A stretch of the Sphingobacterium thalpophilum genome encodes the following:
- a CDS encoding lipocalin family protein has protein sequence MNLDKKKSLLLLGAVALGTVAYNALKPVVSRPDVVEPFNLDKYLGKWYEIARLDFRWERGLSQVTAEYSKNKDGSIRVNNQGYSEEKERWKQSLGKAKFVNGPQKGALKVSFFGPFYSGYNIVRITPDYKYALIFGDNLDYMWILGRDTEIPDKIKNEFLTYALQCGYETGKLVWTKH, from the coding sequence ATGAACTTAGATAAGAAAAAGTCTTTACTCTTGCTTGGTGCGGTGGCGCTTGGCACTGTGGCCTACAATGCATTGAAACCCGTCGTATCACGTCCTGATGTCGTCGAGCCTTTTAACCTCGATAAATATCTCGGAAAATGGTATGAGATAGCCCGTCTTGACTTCCGATGGGAAAGAGGCCTCAGTCAGGTCACGGCCGAATACAGTAAAAATAAGGACGGAAGCATCCGTGTCAACAATCAAGGGTATTCCGAAGAAAAAGAACGCTGGAAGCAATCTCTCGGCAAAGCAAAGTTTGTCAATGGGCCACAGAAAGGTGCCCTGAAGGTATCTTTCTTCGGCCCATTTTATAGCGGATATAACATTGTCAGAATAACTCCAGATTACAAATACGCTCTTATTTTCGGCGACAACCTCGATTATATGTGGATTTTAGGAAGAGATACCGAAATCCCGGATAAGATCAAAAATGAATTCTTAACGTATGCATTGCAATGCGGATACGAAACCGGTAAGCTTGTGTGGACAAAACATTGA
- a CDS encoding DUF4268 domain-containing protein translates to MYSREEVKQIKQLFWTKFGQFMVLHPSADREKVNWVNYKTGIKHLYFRMDADKNEAKIAISWSQPDAGIRALMAEQFMQFKAVLHAILGEEWTWEMDGHDEYGRPVCQIYTVLEGHSIFDESEWGTLISFFKSRIIALDEFWSDAKYAFNIFK, encoded by the coding sequence GTGTACTCTAGAGAGGAAGTAAAGCAGATAAAACAACTATTCTGGACTAAGTTTGGCCAATTTATGGTTTTGCACCCGTCAGCGGACAGGGAGAAAGTGAACTGGGTTAACTACAAAACCGGAATTAAGCACTTGTACTTCAGGATGGATGCTGACAAAAACGAGGCGAAGATTGCGATCAGCTGGTCACAGCCGGATGCTGGAATCCGTGCTTTGATGGCGGAGCAATTTATGCAATTCAAGGCTGTGCTCCACGCGATTCTAGGAGAAGAATGGACATGGGAAATGGATGGCCATGATGAATATGGCAGACCGGTATGTCAGATTTACACGGTACTGGAAGGACACAGTATTTTCGATGAATCAGAATGGGGCACACTGATCTCATTTTTTAAATCGAGAATTATTGCGCTGGATGAATTTTGGTCGGACGCAAAATATGCTTTCAATATTTTCAAATAA
- a CDS encoding S1/P1 nuclease translates to MKKMIKGMLALVLCFQLSSVFAWGTIGHRVVAEIAERHLNKKAKKKIGKIIGQQKLAYWANWGDFIKSDPRPEFKKLGNSHFINLNANLPWAEFQLGLDNSADENLYKTAIHLEKSFADKTISMEQQKQNLYFLIHILGDAHQPMHVSRAEDQGGNKIEVSWFGKKSNIHRVWDSDLVDNEKYSYTEYATVLDVRSKEENKELAAGELSNWLYESNQLAEKIYADVANNANLSYSYVYQNKDVMEQCLLKGGLRLAKVLNRIFG, encoded by the coding sequence ATGAAAAAAATGATTAAGGGGATGCTTGCTCTCGTGTTGTGTTTTCAGCTTTCATCGGTATTCGCCTGGGGGACGATCGGGCACCGTGTCGTGGCCGAAATAGCTGAACGCCATTTGAATAAAAAAGCAAAGAAGAAGATTGGAAAAATCATTGGACAGCAGAAATTGGCTTATTGGGCGAATTGGGGTGATTTCATTAAATCAGACCCAAGGCCAGAATTTAAAAAGCTTGGCAATTCTCATTTTATCAATTTAAATGCAAACTTGCCCTGGGCCGAGTTCCAGTTGGGCTTGGATAATTCTGCAGATGAAAATTTGTATAAGACAGCTATCCATTTGGAGAAATCTTTCGCAGATAAAACAATCTCTATGGAACAGCAAAAACAGAATCTCTACTTCCTGATCCATATTTTAGGGGATGCACATCAGCCCATGCATGTCAGTAGGGCAGAAGATCAGGGCGGAAATAAAATTGAAGTAAGCTGGTTCGGAAAGAAATCGAATATCCATCGTGTTTGGGATAGCGATTTGGTGGACAATGAGAAATACAGCTATACGGAATACGCGACGGTGCTTGACGTCAGAAGCAAAGAGGAGAACAAAGAGCTTGCGGCGGGAGAACTGTCCAACTGGCTGTACGAGTCTAACCAGCTTGCTGAGAAAATTTATGCGGATGTAGCCAATAATGCTAACTTATCGTACTCCTATGTTTACCAGAACAAGGATGTTATGGAGCAATGTTTGTTGAAGGGCGGGCTGCGGCTTGCTAAGGTGCTTAATCGTATTTTTGGATAA
- a CDS encoding ABC transporter ATP-binding protein, producing MTILQLFKKIIPFARPYRRLIIYTLLLTVVGSFAAQINAFILRYTVDSINALMIAKELLSKGLYIVGIISFVLMLKEVVYALVQFGQKFYGEKLRIYIARDFSQAIVSRVLSYKLAFYTSSDNESGKLATRIDAGISSLTRLVQNFFIDILPLFANAIIALACMFYANVYVGLVGLAVIPLYLYISQSQATKLSGFRRQMRNYRESKNNRIISLIDSILVIKSFVREPEEAARHEKIQFEMTENQMQTRKTSFLYDSIKNFVEQIAVVIIIVLTAYLVLSAQMSIGAIMFHIMLFNNVSAPIRQLHRIYDEVNDALIYSESFFEILEADEQIESRGTNRPARIKGNLELKNVSFAYPNGTLALKNVNFSIRHNEITALVGLSGAGKSTVINLLDKFYEPSRGQIILDGVDLADYDTAYLREHVGMVLQRNHIFKGTIYENIAYGKIGSSKEEIVEAAKKAYIHQQIMELPKGYESDAQLLSGGQQQRIAIARLFLKNPPIIFLDEPTANLDAIATEQIKNSLDAIKRDRTVIIVSHSISQIIDSNMIVVMERGRVVEQGKHEDLYARKGTYYAIFSAMANSLNLGKISKTLSFDK from the coding sequence ATGACTATTCTACAGCTGTTTAAAAAAATAATTCCTTTTGCCCGTCCGTACCGCAGATTGATCATTTACACCCTACTGTTGACTGTCGTTGGGTCATTTGCCGCACAGATCAATGCATTTATTCTCCGCTACACAGTGGATTCGATCAACGCGCTGATGATCGCCAAGGAACTATTGTCCAAAGGGCTGTATATTGTCGGTATCATCAGTTTTGTGCTGATGCTTAAAGAGGTAGTCTATGCCTTAGTGCAGTTTGGGCAGAAATTTTATGGCGAGAAATTACGGATTTATATTGCGCGGGATTTTTCACAGGCGATTGTCAGCCGCGTCCTGAGCTATAAACTTGCATTTTATACCTCTTCGGACAACGAAAGCGGAAAGCTGGCGACGCGAATCGATGCGGGCATTAGTTCATTGACCCGCTTGGTCCAAAATTTCTTTATTGATATTCTACCGCTATTTGCCAATGCTATCATTGCGTTGGCTTGCATGTTTTATGCCAATGTCTATGTCGGTCTAGTGGGGCTGGCGGTGATCCCGTTATATCTTTACATCAGCCAGTCACAGGCAACAAAACTTTCGGGTTTTAGGCGGCAGATGCGAAACTACCGTGAATCAAAAAACAATCGTATCATTAGTTTGATTGATTCTATTTTGGTTATCAAGTCGTTTGTCCGCGAACCTGAAGAGGCTGCCCGGCACGAAAAGATTCAGTTTGAAATGACGGAAAATCAGATGCAGACCCGTAAAACGAGTTTCCTATATGATAGCATCAAAAATTTTGTCGAACAAATTGCAGTAGTCATCATTATCGTATTGACAGCCTATCTGGTATTGTCAGCACAGATGAGTATTGGCGCGATCATGTTTCATATTATGCTGTTTAATAACGTGTCGGCACCGATTCGGCAATTGCACCGCATTTATGACGAAGTAAACGATGCGCTGATCTACTCTGAATCCTTTTTTGAGATTTTGGAAGCGGATGAACAGATCGAATCGAGAGGCACTAACCGTCCAGCACGCATTAAGGGGAATCTGGAATTGAAAAATGTATCTTTTGCATATCCCAATGGTACATTGGCTTTGAAAAATGTGAATTTTTCGATACGGCACAACGAAATTACGGCTTTGGTAGGCCTCAGTGGAGCGGGTAAGAGTACAGTGATCAATCTGCTGGACAAATTTTATGAGCCTTCGCGCGGACAGATAATTCTGGACGGCGTGGACCTGGCCGATTATGACACGGCATATCTGCGCGAACATGTCGGCATGGTACTACAACGTAATCATATCTTTAAAGGGACGATATACGAGAACATCGCCTACGGTAAAATAGGGAGTTCAAAAGAAGAAATTGTCGAGGCAGCCAAGAAAGCCTATATTCATCAACAGATTATGGAATTACCAAAAGGATATGAGTCGGATGCTCAGCTACTATCGGGGGGACAGCAGCAGCGTATTGCCATTGCGCGCCTGTTTTTGAAAAATCCTCCCATTATCTTCTTGGACGAACCTACGGCTAATCTGGATGCTATTGCTACTGAACAGATCAAAAACAGTCTGGATGCCATTAAAAGGGACCGTACGGTCATCATTGTTTCACATAGCATATCGCAAATTATCGATTCGAATATGATTGTAGTGATGGAGAGGGGGCGGGTCGTTGAGCAGGGCAAGCATGAGGATCTCTATGCTCGCAAAGGCACGTATTACGCTATATTTTCTGCGATGGCAAATAGTTTGAACCTCGGTAAGATCAGCAAGACACTTTCCTTCGACAAATGA
- a CDS encoding DMT family transporter, which translates to MPFQFTTKKSKRTALFLGILAAFFFASTFVLNRIMAVSGGSWQWTAALRFIWMLPVLFIIVCLRGNLSGLLNEIKANVGKWLLWSTVGFGLFYATLTFGASYGPSWLVASTFEFTIIAGMFIGPLLEKKGQRRAISKGSLLFSLIIFIGILLMQITEAQRTSLRSILLGSIPVLVGAIAYPLGNRQMMNITGNRLDAFQRTLGMTLCSMPFWIILSSFAYVESGWPTNQQLFQTAMVALFSGIVATLLFFTATDMVHTNHNALAAVEATQAAEVIFTLFGEIILLHAVFPNIYSCAGIVLVVAGMILHSRSG; encoded by the coding sequence ATGCCATTCCAATTTACAACAAAAAAAAGTAAACGTACAGCACTTTTCTTAGGTATCCTTGCGGCCTTTTTCTTCGCCAGCACCTTTGTGCTCAACCGTATTATGGCTGTATCAGGTGGCAGCTGGCAGTGGACGGCTGCGCTCCGTTTTATCTGGATGCTGCCGGTGTTATTCATTATAGTCTGTTTGAGAGGCAATCTGTCTGGCCTTTTGAATGAAATAAAAGCCAATGTCGGAAAATGGCTACTTTGGAGTACGGTAGGTTTCGGACTATTCTATGCCACCCTGACATTTGGAGCAAGTTATGGCCCCTCCTGGCTGGTTGCAAGCACCTTCGAATTTACGATTATTGCCGGTATGTTTATAGGCCCCTTACTGGAAAAGAAAGGGCAACGAAGGGCCATATCCAAAGGGTCGCTTCTCTTTTCGCTTATAATATTTATAGGCATTCTTCTCATGCAGATTACCGAAGCCCAGCGTACTTCTCTGCGTTCAATATTACTCGGAAGCATTCCAGTATTGGTCGGAGCCATAGCCTATCCTCTGGGCAACCGCCAAATGATGAACATAACAGGCAACAGGCTGGATGCTTTCCAGCGCACACTGGGCATGACGCTCTGTAGTATGCCCTTTTGGATTATATTGAGTTCTTTTGCATATGTTGAAAGTGGCTGGCCGACGAATCAGCAACTTTTTCAGACAGCCATGGTTGCCCTATTCTCAGGTATTGTTGCCACCTTGCTATTTTTCACCGCTACAGATATGGTGCATACCAACCACAATGCGCTTGCCGCCGTCGAGGCAACGCAGGCCGCGGAAGTAATTTTTACCCTTTTTGGGGAGATTATCCTGCTACATGCTGTATTCCCCAATATATATTCCTGCGCAGGTATTGTTCTGGTAGTCGCCGGAATGATTCTCCATAGCCGGTCAGGCTGA
- the fabV gene encoding enoyl-ACP reductase FabV — MIIQPRTRGFICLTSHPQGAAQNIKNQIEYVKSKGEIANGPKKVLVIGASTGFGIASRISAAFGSGAATIGVFFEKPAAEGKPGTAGWYNSAAFEKEAHDAGLYAKSINGDAFSDEIKQQTIDLIKKDLGQVDLVVYSLASPRRTHPKTGVAHASVLKPIKEPFTNKTVDFHTGIVSDITIQPVKNEEDIANTVAVMGGEDWKFWIEDLKAAGVLAEGVKTVAYSYIGPELTYPIYRNGTIGRAKDDLEATVPAINDILNDIHGVAYVSVNKALVTQSSSAIPVVPLYISLLYKVMKEKGIHEGTIEQMQRLFAERLYTADGKVLLDDKGRIRVDDLEMRADVQAEVAALWEKATTENLAEISDIEGYRNEFFNLFGFNFDGIDYNADTNEMVSVPSIAD, encoded by the coding sequence ATGATTATACAACCAAGAACTAGAGGTTTTATTTGTTTAACCTCGCATCCACAAGGGGCTGCGCAAAACATTAAAAATCAAATTGAATACGTGAAATCAAAGGGTGAGATCGCGAACGGGCCAAAAAAAGTATTGGTTATCGGTGCTTCTACAGGCTTTGGTATTGCATCCCGGATTTCTGCAGCATTTGGTTCTGGAGCTGCTACAATCGGTGTGTTTTTTGAGAAGCCTGCAGCAGAAGGCAAACCCGGAACTGCCGGTTGGTATAATTCAGCTGCATTTGAAAAAGAAGCTCATGACGCTGGATTATATGCTAAAAGCATTAATGGTGATGCATTTTCAGATGAGATCAAACAGCAGACGATTGATCTGATCAAAAAAGATTTAGGACAAGTAGATTTAGTGGTTTACAGTTTGGCATCTCCACGTCGTACACACCCGAAAACTGGTGTGGCGCATGCGTCTGTGCTAAAACCAATCAAGGAGCCGTTTACCAATAAGACAGTAGATTTTCATACAGGTATTGTGTCAGATATTACAATTCAACCTGTTAAAAACGAAGAAGATATTGCTAATACCGTAGCTGTCATGGGTGGAGAAGACTGGAAGTTCTGGATCGAAGATTTAAAAGCTGCAGGTGTTCTTGCAGAAGGGGTGAAGACAGTAGCTTATTCGTATATTGGTCCTGAACTGACTTATCCAATCTACCGTAACGGAACAATAGGTCGCGCAAAAGATGATCTGGAGGCTACTGTTCCTGCAATTAACGACATATTAAACGATATTCATGGTGTCGCTTATGTATCTGTGAATAAGGCGCTGGTTACGCAATCAAGCTCAGCGATCCCTGTAGTACCCTTGTATATTTCACTTTTGTATAAAGTGATGAAAGAAAAGGGAATTCACGAGGGCACGATTGAACAGATGCAACGTCTGTTTGCAGAGCGTTTATATACCGCCGACGGTAAGGTATTACTCGATGATAAAGGCCGTATCCGTGTGGACGATCTGGAAATGCGTGCGGATGTTCAGGCCGAGGTTGCGGCGCTGTGGGAGAAAGCCACAACTGAAAATCTCGCTGAGATCTCGGATATTGAAGGTTACCGAAACGAATTTTTCAATCTATTCGGATTCAACTTTGACGGCATCGATTACAACGCTGATACCAATGAAATGGTATCGGTACCCAGTATTGCGGATTAG
- a CDS encoding MFS transporter produces MTVSLREVNKKILGYVSLTFLGYFTIGLSLATLPIFIHQILGFNTIIAGLVISVQYIATFLLRGYAGKIVDTKGPKVSVLRSMLFFALSGIFLLLVFLFRSQPFLSLGLLLVTRLFTGIGEGLVGASPINWALLELGDEHAAKAISFNGIASYGALALGAPLGVFMADHVNYQSLAILTFAVGVLGYFYSKSKKPYRVAFKKTAPVSFKRVLLTVAPFGACLALGGLGFGSISTFMTLYYEYFNWQNGAVCLTVFGIFFILTRLVFNKAIDQFGGLRIALVSLFVEALGLLVIALALHPIWTLAGAALTGLGFSLVFPALGVEAIKRVDGSQQGSALAAYGLFIDISLGITGPLIGFVANNIGMTSIYPFSAIMVAIGFAVVGNLYYHKRTKLA; encoded by the coding sequence ATGACAGTTTCTTTACGGGAGGTCAATAAAAAGATTTTAGGCTACGTTTCTTTAACTTTTCTCGGTTACTTCACGATCGGCCTATCACTTGCAACCTTGCCCATCTTCATCCACCAAATCTTAGGATTCAATACGATAATTGCTGGGCTGGTCATCAGTGTACAATATATAGCGACCTTTTTACTTCGCGGTTACGCTGGAAAAATTGTGGATACCAAAGGTCCTAAGGTATCTGTATTGCGCAGTATGTTATTTTTTGCGCTTTCAGGTATTTTTCTTTTGCTGGTTTTTCTCTTCAGATCCCAACCGTTCCTAAGTCTGGGTCTATTGTTGGTGACGCGGCTATTTACGGGTATCGGCGAAGGCCTTGTCGGTGCCAGCCCGATCAACTGGGCGTTATTGGAGCTGGGAGATGAACATGCAGCCAAAGCCATTTCCTTTAATGGTATCGCCAGTTATGGCGCCCTAGCCCTGGGTGCACCACTGGGTGTATTCATGGCTGATCATGTGAACTACCAATCGCTGGCCATTCTCACATTTGCTGTCGGAGTCCTCGGTTACTTTTACAGTAAATCAAAAAAACCTTACCGCGTGGCGTTTAAGAAAACTGCTCCAGTCAGTTTCAAACGTGTACTTTTGACTGTCGCGCCGTTCGGAGCCTGTTTGGCTTTGGGTGGTCTCGGTTTTGGCAGCATTTCGACCTTTATGACGCTTTACTATGAGTATTTCAACTGGCAAAATGGAGCCGTATGTTTAACAGTATTTGGCATTTTCTTTATTCTGACGCGGCTCGTGTTCAATAAGGCCATAGACCAATTTGGAGGTCTGCGCATAGCATTAGTAAGCCTTTTTGTGGAAGCCTTGGGCTTACTTGTCATCGCTCTTGCCTTACATCCAATTTGGACGCTGGCGGGAGCTGCGTTGACAGGATTGGGTTTTTCGCTTGTCTTCCCCGCTTTGGGTGTAGAGGCCATTAAAAGAGTAGACGGCAGTCAACAAGGTTCAGCGCTGGCGGCCTATGGGCTATTTATTGACATTTCGCTGGGAATTACCGGACCGCTGATTGGCTTCGTTGCCAATAATATTGGGATGACCAGTATCTACCCTTTCAGTGCCATTATGGTCGCCATCGGTTTTGCCGTAGTGGGAAATTTATATTATCATAAAAGAACAAAACTCGCCTGA